In Streptomyces canus, one DNA window encodes the following:
- a CDS encoding DNA methylase: MGYHLAGFDVDGCDIADRPRYPFTYHQGDALEYLTHLITTGEIKRYTLAHASPPCQAGCALTVGTNQSQGWGGAHEDLVAPTRALLDASGLPYVIEQPNGRAEIRKDLTLCGEMFGLGVLRHRNFELGRFGVMQPAHRRHRGYVRGWRHGVYRDGPYVAAYGEGGGKATIPEMQQAMGITWTDVPEELTEAIPPAYTQWIGRAFLTARQEVFA, from the coding sequence ATGGGCTACCACCTGGCCGGGTTCGACGTCGACGGCTGCGACATCGCCGACCGCCCCCGCTACCCCTTCACCTACCACCAGGGTGACGCCCTCGAATACCTCACCCACCTGATCACCACGGGTGAGATCAAGCGGTACACCCTCGCGCACGCCTCCCCGCCCTGCCAGGCCGGCTGTGCCCTCACCGTGGGCACCAACCAGTCGCAGGGCTGGGGCGGCGCGCACGAAGACCTCGTGGCCCCCACACGCGCACTGCTCGACGCCTCCGGACTGCCGTACGTGATCGAACAGCCCAACGGCCGTGCCGAGATCCGCAAAGACCTCACCCTGTGCGGCGAAATGTTCGGCCTCGGCGTGCTGCGCCACCGCAACTTCGAGCTGGGCCGTTTCGGCGTCATGCAGCCGGCCCACCGCCGCCATCGCGGCTACGTGCGCGGCTGGCGCCACGGCGTCTACCGCGACGGCCCCTATGTGGCCGCGTACGGGGAGGGCGGCGGCAAGGCCACCATTCCCGAGATGCAACAGGCCATGGGCATCACCTGGACCGATGTTCCGGAGGAACTGACCGAGGCGATCCCGCCCGCCTACACCCAGTGGATCGGCCGTGCCTTCCTGACCGCTCGCCAGGAGGTGTTCGCGTGA